Part of the Oerskovia paurometabola genome is shown below.
GCTGCGCGAGTGGCGGATGTCCGTCGCGCAGGAGACGGACAAGCCGGCGTTCACGATCCTCGTCGACGGCACGCTCGCGGCGATCGCCGAGACCAGGCCTGCCTCGGTGCCGGACCTCGCGAGGATCAACGGGATCGGGCCGGCCAAGATCGAGAAGTACGGCGCGACGCTGCTGGACATCGTGGCGCGTTCGGCAGGCTGATCCTCGCCGTGATCGCGGGGTTCCTCAGGGCTCGCGAAAACTCGTCGAAAGAAGTTCGTTAATTAAGTTGTGCGTCCTTCCGAGGGCGGCATATGGTTCAGGAGTCCTTGTAGGAGAGACGCGCGCCGAGAGGCGGGCGTTCGACGGAGATGGGAGGTGGGCTTGGTGAAGCAGATCCTGACGGCGAACCCGACACATGTGTCGGCCGATCCGATCAACCGCGCACGGCGCGGCGGATCCCTCGTCATCCGCCCCGTTCCCGACTCCGCACTGAGGACGTCGCCGGTCTAGTCACCGACGCACCCTTCTCAGGCCGCGGAGTCCACCTGGACCCGCGGCCTTCGTGTTTCTCCGAATGCGATCGTCTTCCCGGTCAGCCGTCCACCATCCCCGGACGGCACGACCACCTGCGGGTCCTGTGACAAAGAAGTTCACACGCAGATCAGGACATCACTGGAGGACATCGTGCGGCTCACCGCGCTGCTCGACAACATCACTGCCCAGGGCGGATCCGGCCCTTGGACTCCCCACCAACCCCTCACCACCCCTCTCGGTTCCTCGGACGCGGCCGAGTTCGACCGGCTCCTCGCCGGTCTGCTGCCCTGCCGCACGAACGACCCCGAGCTCTGGTTCGCCGAGCAGTCGACGCAGGTCGAGCAGGCCAAGGCCCTGTGCCAGGCGTGCCCGCTCGTCGCCGGTTGCCTGGCAGGCGCGATCGACCGCCAGGAGCCGTGGGGCGTCTGGGGCGGCGAGGTCTTCGTCGACGGAGCCGTCGTCGCCCGCAAGCGTGGGCGTGGCCGGCCGAGCAAGGCCGAGGTCCTCGCCCGCCAGGCGGAGGAGGCGGCTCACGCCGCCGCCCGTGAGTCGGAGGACTCCGTCTCCGCGTCATCGGCGGCCTGACATGGCTGCCGCGACCGTCAGGTCCGAGCACCCGCACCGCGGGTGGTTCACCACCTCGCGCAGCCTCGGCACCGCATCGGGAACAGCGATCTCGATGCAGGCCGAGGCTGCGCGGGGCGTCAGCCCGTCGAGGTGCGCGAGCACCTGGCTCGCGGCGATCGCCGCGCCGACGGCCGCCAGCGTGGTCTCCTCGACGTCGAGGACCTCCCGCTGAGGATCCCGTAGCTGGTCGACGAGCTGCGGCCACTGCGGGTCGAGGTCGGCGCGATGCCCCTCGACGCACCGGACGCACGGCGTCCTTCCCGGTCGGACGAACGGTCCGACCACCACGTCCGCCTCCCGCACCACGACCGGCAGGTGCGGAGTCCCGTCGCCCGTGA
Proteins encoded:
- a CDS encoding WhiB family transcriptional regulator, translating into MRLTALLDNITAQGGSGPWTPHQPLTTPLGSSDAAEFDRLLAGLLPCRTNDPELWFAEQSTQVEQAKALCQACPLVAGCLAGAIDRQEPWGVWGGEVFVDGAVVARKRGRGRPSKAEVLARQAEEAAHAAARESEDSVSASSAA